A window of Candidatus Paracaedimonas acanthamoebae genomic DNA:
GCTTATGTTTATTGCATCGGAGATGCGCGTTCTAAGCATCCACGTATTTTCTTAGACCTCACAAAAACAGGCATCGCTATTTGCCCTTATTGTAGTTCGAAGTATACTATAAAAAAGTAAG
This region includes:
- a CDS encoding zinc-finger domain-containing protein, whose amino-acid sequence is MRDEAEEKAIKVATENLFKEITVLSSEAYVYCIGDARSKHPRIFLDLTKTGIAICPYCSSKYTIKK